A region of the Zonotrichia albicollis isolate bZonAlb1 chromosome 13, bZonAlb1.hap1, whole genome shotgun sequence genome:
CAAGGACACAAAGCCGTGGCACAGTCAGCAGGTGGCACCATGGCAGCACCCAGGCTGGGCCCTCCCAGCTCCCCAAACTCCACTGCATGGAAACTCAACCTGTGAAACAGGtctgcagccactgctgagGAACCACGAGCTATAGCCTTCTGAAGAACAGAATCAGGCTGGAAATATTTCAAGCAAATCAGCTGAAAATAGcaagcaggagagaggggagcaCTTCTTTCCACAGTTCTTTCCCTTTCAAAGACCTCTTGCAAAACATTAATAAATTTCTGCCATTTCCCCAGCCTCCAGAAGGCTAGCAAACACtaagggagcagcagcagcccctctgatctGCTTCTTTTAACCAATTTAAAGGATGTTTTTCTTCAGCTTCATTTGATTATAGCTAGCTTAGACATCACTTTGAACAACAGAGAAGACCTCTTCATACAGAAATTAAAGTCTCTTTACAGCCATATCTTGCAAGAAAATTATATAATGAATTTACATCTACTGTTCTATTTTTGTGTCCTTTTATACAGGTCACTGTCATAAATCAGTCTTGATCTTCTAATAAAGACATGCTAATCTCCTTCACTTGTCAACAAGCCTTGAAACATCTGACCACAaagtcttttttaaaatttaatttatgaaAGAAGAATAATTCAATTTACCATTATATGCAAGACAAAAGTCACTGGAGGAACCAAGCTTGCCAGTTATGACTGCAGAACAAGGTAACTAAACAAAAAATTCAATGTAAGGTAACATTTTGAATGGTTACCACATATAGTAAGGTGGATTCCACCACCAGAACCAAGAGATAAGAAATGAAGTAATTGGATGCAAATtcaaaagaaacagaaggaGATGAACCATGCAGTGTGGGGAGGTGCCTGTGGGATGTAAAGCATCCATAGTGTCCTTCCTATGGCAAAAGCCTACATGGATCATCAGCTATAAACACTTGGAACAGAAATGCATCAAATTTCTTATCTCTAGTTTAGGAATTCCCTAAACTGCAAATCTTTGAAGATAGGGTTGGATCACGAAGAAATATCCctgtacacacacacattcctCTATAGAACCATGgcatcatttaggttggaaaagacctgtgATGAGCActcagcagggagctgtgggcacGAGGAGGGGCGGGGGCAGCAGTACCCTGCACCTGGGGCACTGCAGAGTGCAGGGGAAGAGCCACAAACTCCCTGTGTGACCAAGGTGCTTCTCCTGTCCAGGGCTCTCAGGACCTGGTGGCTCCAGGGCTGGTTAGAGGGAAAAGTGGAGTGGATGGGCCTTCAGCAACAGCCAAACCGGGTGTGAAATGAGCCACAGACACGTGGCACAGACCTCATGTGAATCAGAGTGCAGGAACAAGgggtgaggcagcagcagatgaCTGGATGGCAAgttattttctgtgtttagaGCTGCAGCAGTTACCTTTTAAACTCATCATGATAAAATTCTGATTTGCACGTCACCATCTCACTGGCTTGGCTGTCGTCACGACTCCTGACCCCACCAAATACATAAAGCTCAGAGGCAACTCCACAGGCCACTGCCCCAAATCTGAAAATCcaaacaaggagaaaaatattaatgCCATGTATCAAAACCCTTTTGCATACCCCTCGGAGCCTTCTTCATCTTTtactcttttatttatttatacacaCAGATGCCTTAAATGTCCAACAAGATGAGTCATGGATATTAATTGTAAGCACCTAATTcagatcacaaaaaaaaaaaaaaacaaaaacagtaaaaatatttctctctaAAAATACTGTGAAGTTCCAATTGAACTATAATTTCTTGTTTTCACTTTGCATCAGGGCTATATTTCTACAAAATTTGTATTTATTGTTTGGATTCTTGTCTTTACTCATCCACATGTTAACTACAGGCCACCACAACTCAGACCTGGTGAGATTCATAGGCCACCTTCTCAGATTCATCAGAAAAAGGACACTTTGCTCCCATCAGAGAGTTGGAAAAGCAACCTAGTCCCCCCTCTTCCATTTTCTCTCACCTCCTCTCTTTGAGAGGACAGATTGCTGTCCACTGCTGAGTCCTGGGGTCGTAACACTCCACAGATTCAAAGAGTTTTCCATAGGAGCCTCCACCCATTGCATAGATTTTCTTCTTCATAGCTGCATAGCAGCCAAtcttatgggaaaaaaaaaaagagaaaaatatatctGAAATGACACACAAATGCACAGTATTGAGAGCTCAAAGCTGTCTATACACACACATAGGCATTTGGATTGCCTATACCCCATGGCAAACAATGTGAGGCATAAAAATGCTCAGGCACAGTTTTGTTTTGGAGTATAAAAAGAGAAGAAGCTGCTCACTCTCATTTCATTTTGAGACTTTTTGCTACAGCTTCTACTTgaagcaaaatattaaaatacatatttttatacatatatacatacacacacacatacatatatctGCATTGACTATTTAACAAGAAGCAACACAATAATATAAGATGCAGTTTTTACCTTTCTAACCATGGTCAAGTCTGGCTGCTTGGTCCAGGTCCGGCTGTAAATATCATAGCTCTCCATAGAGATCAGCTCCCTTTCACCATCCTCACCTCCCAGAATATACAGAATCCCATCAATCTCTACCACACCAAAATTATGTCGTGCCTAAGGAACATCAATAAAGTCAACATTGAAAAATATAACTGCCATTGGGAATAAATTACCACAATCTTATTTTTCAGACTAACTGTCTGCAAAGTGCTATTGGTATTATGCctggcttttgttttgttttttttttaatggtgaaGTCCTAAACTTCATAAgcataaaattattaatttaatcaactaaacaaaacaaagggtatcaaaaggagaaaagaaaaaaaagcagagtaGCAGAAGCCAAAGAGACCACAGAGAAATCTAGGAAGAGAGCTTGGCCATATTGCAGTTCCATAGTGGTGGTCTCTAAATGAAGCTGCTGCTTTCAGGTCTCTCTAGCAGCAAAGCCTGAACGCATTCTCTGTGCAAAGGCAGCTCTTCTATTTTGTATGTATGAGCCCAGCTACCCCTCAGTCTCACAGCAAACATATCACAAGCAGGAAATTTAATGCATCATAACTAAAATTGTAGTCAAATCTACACGCCTTTGTCAACCAGAGAttgcaaagaggaaaaacctGTGGTAAACAACTTCTTAATTAACACCCTGTGCTGATTTACAAAGATAAAAACACAGGTGTATTGAGGATATATGTTTACAAATAACAAACTGTTACTTTTTGATGGAATGTAATTATGAAGAAGGAAGCATTAACTCAAACCAAACCTAAATATGTCTGTGCAAGCCAAGTTCTGTATGTTGGCCAGTCCTCTGTCCATCTTTTCTGCACAGTCCGATCCCTTTGTCCATCTCAGAGGTCTCTTGTTTTAGAAGGCCAGTACACGCAGAACATTAAGTATACTATAGGACTGATTCATTATGAAATTCCTGAAATTTTGTAGTTCATCTTACAGTAAGCTCTTCACCAATTGTTTAGTTTTTCCAGATCCAGCAGTCAGCATCAGACCACAAGAACAACAGGATATAAACAGAAGTCAGTCTGCAGCATGATTTTGAATGTGTAAGATGCAAGCGACTGGAGATTCAGAATAAAattttgcagaagaaaaggaaCATTTTGCCAAAGTAAAAACTTAAATCCCAACAGTTAGATAGAGATCTTGCCTCATGCATTGGTGGTAAGGAACTCCATGAATTGGTGTCTGGATCATATTTCTCTCCAGAGCTTAGCGTTCCCTTGTTTTCATCCTGACCACCAAGCACAAATAAAAATCCTTctgtaaaacaaaacataaCATGATCTTAAGAAAAGGACTCTCAAGAAGAGGACTCACACCTGCACACTGAGTAAAACAACATGACTGGTGAGCTGTATTCTGAAATTCACCAAGAGATCCAGACCAGTCACAGGTCAGACTCTGGACTGGAGAAGGTAAAGCACATACTTACATCTGACTCAAGTCTGCCCCTGCAGATACCCTTCAACAAATTCAGTGATGCAGCAACTAGAATTTACTTAAAACATGAAATACTCCTGGAGAGACAGATGTAGCAGATTCCCACAAAATGTTGCAGGAATAGTGATTTTAAGACACTTAGATGACAGGGATTTTCACAGAATCAAGTACAGTTTTGGGCAGACAAAGGGGAAGCAAGAAATAACCCCAGTGCAGTCAGTCTtgaagaaaatatattattataagcTGTATGTCAGATTTTGAGGCACTGGTAAGTTTTGATAACATGGACTTTACAAAGATGAAGTTCCCCTTTACCTGCTGACAATACTCCATGATTGATCCTTGGAATACTCATAGGAGCAAGTTCAATCCAGAGCTGTCTATTGGGATCATAAAGAGGACACATACACCGCATCACTGAGGTTGGTTTCCGTGATCTGAACACAGGGTGGGGAGggaacaaacagaaacagaaagacAAAGACAGAGTTTTACGAGTTCACTGTTAACAGCTCGTGTCCAAAGCTGGCTTGTTCTTGTTTTCCTGTATATTCATCACGTGGCATTTCCCTGGTAAGGAGAAGATCCCCAAACCAAACATGTAAATTGAGTTTGTATTGTACAGACTTGGAGACAAAAAAAGCTGATTCACTTCATTCCTACTCTATCTGCCTGTAACTTTTTTTATGAACTTTGAATGAGCTGAGAAGAACTGATAGACAGTATTAGTAATGTCTGAGTAAAATGATTCACAAACTGACATGCAAAATGTTATCTGAGTGGTTTACTACGCTTCTATAAAAAGCTAACATCTAAATGCTAAATTTATTTAAACAGGATTGCATCCTCCCTTCTGCTGCAGGGGGTACTCCAGAGAAGGAAGGGATTATTGTGTGGAACAGGAATTTTCACCTCATCTCAGATGCAACAATAatgactattttttttttttggaaccACATCTGTTAGAAACAAAACAGTTTAAAGCACATGTTCATTACCCCTAAGTTATGTTAGAGATGCTTTTCAGATCATCAGAAATGATTCTGTGTTTAAGCctattcagtttaaaaaaatctaaccaACACTTACTGAACAAACAACCCTACTCAAAGTTTACTACATGTTGAATGTCAGAAACAAAACAACTATTTATTGCTGAATCACCCCCAAAGGTATTTCAGGTGTGTCTGACCAACCTAAAACAAACCCAAATGACAGAGTAACAAGCACTAGGTGTGCACATCTGTGCTTTCAGAGCGGTGAGGGCTGACAGCAGGACCAGCCGTCACAGCACTGCACACTTACACTCTCTCTTCCCCCCCAACAGTCACGATGCACTCGGAGTAGCCCCGGGGCTTGAAGGAGGCCAGcatggcctctccctgctgcgGGGGCGTCAGGGGGATGTTGTTGCACTCCTTGACGATCTCGCGCACCAGCGGCTCGCTCATCATCTGCTCGCGCAGATACGCCGCGTCCAGCCCCGACACCCACACTGCCGACATCACATCCTTCATGTGGACCTGGGgacaggcacacacacaaagTCACCCGGACATGCAGATGCTTCTGTGCTTAGCAAATACTTGAGAGTTTTTGATACTGGTGAGTAATAAACTAAACAAGAGAGTGTTAGTAAGGAAATGCATCAAGTCCTCAAAGTTTCTCTGTAAACATGCAACTTGCTTTCTCATCATCCAAACAAGATTATATAATCAAATGTCAAAATGGTGCCTTTTATTCTTAATGCTTATTAAATAATGAAGGCAGCAGATAATATATCGTCCACACAGCTTTCACTCTTTCACTGCAATGCCATAGTCTGCATTTCAGGCAAAATTTTGCAAGATTTCAATAAATTCTGTAAGATTAATAAATTTCAATAAATTCTGTGAGATTAGTCCTGAAAGAAACATCTATTTCAAGTTCCCACTGATAGAATGAACACTCCAATTTGTGACATGTTCAAAATACAAACATTTGGATGTCCTGACCTTTCTGGATTCTGAATCATGAGAAATCCACCTAATCACCGCTTCAAAGACGTATCTTTCGTTTCCAACATTGAGCTTTTCCATGGACAGCACTTCTTTCAGTTTTTGAGGAGTCAGTTCCAAGAattcctctgtgctgctgacaTCTCGAAAGTGAGTTTCCAGATACTCTGAGGCAAGGTAGTGAACATGATGCAAACAATAGTGCAGTGCAAAGTCCCGAATACCAATACAGTTCTCAGCAGCTATGCAACCTTCTAAAAACTCACAGCAGAGAGTTTTTAAGTCTGTAAGCAGCAGGAGATCAGCTGCCTGTACCACATCTTGGATAGTTTCTTCATTTAGCCTGATCTGCAAGAATTAATTTAGAAGTTATAGCTACTATCACTCATTTGTTCCATGACATGCCCGCATTCATTACACTCATTCTCAGTGGCTGAAAAATGGAGTATTAATGCCAGTGTAAGAATCAGGAGAAACTGATATGACTGCTAaccattaattaattaacacAGGGTTGGAAAGGCATTTGCTTGACAGAAGGTGTGGAGCAGAAATTTTGATAAGTTCCTGAAGTAACCAACCATAAAATTGCTCATCTCATCCGGGAACCTAAAATGAGTTTTGctgtaataaataaatacattcttTTAAACACACATGAGGAATGATTTCAAGCCAAATCTGCCAGTTTTTTTGCTGCTGAAAGCTAACCTCGTTCAGCAATCTCAATGTAGTTACAAATAAACTGGACATACCAACTTTAATTCCTGCTAAGGCTCCTGGCAGGCAGATGTGACAAAAGGCCACAGAGGTGGGAgcaaggggcagggagggagagtgCCTGGTGTACTGTAACCCTCAGTGATGGGGTCTCCATCTTCACGGCTACCAAAGCAGTCCTCTGTCACAGCTGACAAACACTGCCTGTTTTAAAGCAGATTACTGAAGGTAGCCACCAATTTTAATACAAGGATTTGACATTGACTCTAAATTTTAAAGTTCTCCCCTGTTACACAAGAAGAGGAGACGACTCCTGCAGAGCCTACTGCCTCTAATTCATATGCACAGTCCCACTCTGCAGAAGTTCTATCACAAAGCTTTAAACTTCTTTCAGGATAGCAGTGTTAAAACTCCAGTTATTTTGGCAAATAGTCCAAGTGAGGTTTAGGGGGTTTTAATACCATACCTGCCCACTGAAGATGTAGTCTAATATCTCTTTCATGATATCAACAGATATCCCTTCAAGTTCAATCTTGTACGTTGAGCCATCATCCTTTGGAGGATTGTAATTCAATTTTGTTCtaagagaagagaaaaggaacAGAGCAAAGTTCAAAATCTGGGCACTGGTTGCTGTCAGTTTCTGAAGAATCTTAGACCTCAGAATATGGATGTCTTGAGGCACAACAGAGATGTTAAAAACTTTCAATGTGATGGAAAAACTGTCCCTTGTATTACCACATAGGTATGGCCTCTGATACTGCTCATCACTTTTCCAAACTGAACAAATCTGTCAGCCTTGCAAACTACCCAGGCCATCAAAGAGCCAAAGTATGTTTTATCCCAGCTCATTCATCACAAGCATTCAAAACCTTCACTCAGACTTCCAACAGAACAGCGGCTTTGCTGACAGCTAAAACACGAGAATTTGCTTTGATAAaggtgggaaaaaacccaaagcaaaacaaaaccaaaacttttTTTACCAAGGAAGAAATAATTAGAGTTAGCAGATGTGAtcagaatattcactggcagcaCAAACATTTGGATTGCATTACCATTTTGTGTAGTTTATGATGTTATCAGCCTAATGCTGTGCCTGGCTGTAACCAAGCCATGCACTCAGAGTTGCAGGGAACAGCccatgtgctgctcagcagagctTTAAATATTCACCTACATCAGTGGACACTTCCCTTACAAGCCATTTCTTTAAGCATACCAGGAGCACTGTGATGTGCCTGTGAATAGAATGGTGGAGGCTAGGGGAAAAGGTGAGGAAGTAATAATAGCACAGCAGACACTTTGCTTTCCACCAGCTGTCACTGCAAACACTTCTTACAGGAGAGACAACTTTAGTGTTCAAAAGGGAGCAGCATCCACCAGTTTGGTGCAAACAGACACAAGAGCTAATAAAAGATCAGGTTTTAACATATTTTTCCACATTTTGGTCAATGAAGAATACATTATATAAAGACAAGAAAGTTTGTTTCCCCACTTCTGTGTATATATAGTGACCTATATCTACACCACAGCACactaaaataaaagcttttacaACTTTTTAACATTCATTTGAATATATCCTTAGATAGAATCCATTTCTTAATGTGAAAAGCTGTGGCTTTGCTAAGCTGAAAGTGTCCAGCCTCCTGCTATCCACACTCATGCTAAGCAAATACATAAATAGGTCTTAGCTAAGGGCAGATTCTGCCTCACTTACTCATATCGGAATAAATTAAGTTTCTCACAAATTGAGCTGTAACTCACATCAAATAAAACCTTAGTCTGTAAGGAGCTATTTTTAAGTGTGAATAAGGGCAGTAATTTTAGCCCTTTAGTTCATCATCATTGTGGTCCTGCCTCCACATTCCttttctgctctgcagagcacccGGAGATAGCGGTGCCCATgcaccagggctggagctgcttccccCTGGCACAAGTTACAATACAAATAACAACAGCAGCGTGGCGTGGGTTAGGAAATTGTTTATTTCCTAACACCTGGAAGGAGATTAGGAAAGTTATGTGACTCCCATTAAAGCTCATGCTGTAACAGCAGGCATTGATTTACGGCTTGTCAGCTGAAAACTCCTGCCCCAAATGTACATTTCCAGCAAAACATACAACGTGTACCTCAACCTGAGCCATCCTTGCCCATGTGCAGTGTGCATTTTCCATGTCTACAAGCTCCAAACAGAGCAGATACAAACAGGGCAACGTGCCTTTAGACTTCTAACAGAGCAAAGGCTTCTTTACACACATTTTCAAATCCATCCAAACTACCTCCACTTACACCTGAGCTCTGGGATTCTCGGTTTGTAACAAAAGGCACTTCTGGATTCCTAGGATGAAACTGTGTATTCTTTTAATTTAACATAAAATGTATCAAGTTTCACAGTGTCTGGCTTCCTTCAGCAGAAAAGACAGCTGGGTGATGCCTGGATCCCACATGAGTCAGGTACCTGTTAGTAGCTGTTATGATCCAATACACAGCACTATCTACACAAGAACCTGGGGTGCCCAACACACTGAGGGGCTTGAAACAAGTCCAAGGCATATAATAAGCATGTTGATGCCAGCACTAATGGGGAGATCAGGGAAAGGCCTTGTGCTATTTATCAGTAACTTTCATCTTAGCATCACCTGTACACACCCAAGCTAAATCACCTCATTGCGTGGACTTTACACTGACGCCTCCTGGTAACAAGAAAATGTTGTTCAGAGTTTTTGGGTCTTATCAGGGTAGATGTTCTAATTACTGTGTACTTTTTCAGGCATCAACAGTTTGTGAGCTTTAAAGAAATGACCTAGGCCCTAATGCAAAGCCAAAACACGAAGCCAAAGCAGAAAAATCACCTTGAGAACAAATCAAATTACTTCAAAGTTACAGACACTTGTATCTAGGCAAATATTCACCTTATGCAAATGCTTCCCAGTTTAGATTAACTTTTATTCCTATCATCTGTCATGGGAAGCAATAGTGATGCATCTGTCACATGATTTTAATTTGTTGGTTAATAAAATACAAGGTTATTTATTTCAGTACAAGTACTTCTGAGCTACGCCAAGAGAGCAAttcccaaaggcagctggaggTACTCCTTGTAACTCACATCAAAACTGCAGGACAGCTACTGCCTGTTgggaagagggaaggaaaaatatgATGCAAGGACATGTTATAACCAGGTTTGGGGCTGGAAaagtgtaaggaaaaaaaaaatcatgagtCCCAATGGAAAGAAAGCTGAAGGAGGAGAGAAAAGTAGGAGGTGTGCAAGCAGAGGGCAAGGAGCCACATCTCCTCTTGCATCACCCAGCACCAGCTGTGACCTGCACCCACACCTCGCCTGCAAACTgaggcctgggcatccctatcACAACACCAGAGACAGAACGAGAAAGTTTCCAAACATATTTGTTCCCAGCTCAGAAAACAATGGGCAGCACATGGAGAAATACTTAACCCTTGCCTACTATCAAATTTCACTTCAGAATTTAAGCAGAGGCTTTCCAATCTGTCAGCATCCCAGAAGGAGGATGCCttcctgctgccatgctcctcCTCAGGGTGATTTGTGTGGCTGAGAGCTGGAAGTGGCAGCCAGCAGCCCGAGGTGCAGAGATGggccagctgcagcactgctgcttctAACGCAGGCATGTGACAGCTCCCTACTGAGGACAACACTTCTAATTACTTTAAAAGCACTCCAAGCTGCCAAACCACAGCTGAAAAGGCTGCCTCAGTCTTCCTTAATTCAGATGGAAGACCAGAACATCAAGATCTAGAAGGAAATAATCCTCCCAGCCAACCAAAACCCCCatgagctgggagcagagcgCAGGCAAGACAGAGCTGGAGGAAATGAAACAAGGCAACTTCTTCATCCTGTTTTCTCaagtaat
Encoded here:
- the GAN gene encoding gigaxonin, whose product is MSGPSAVSDPQHPARLLRALSSFREETRFCDAHLVLEGEEIPVQKNILAAASPYIRTKLNYNPPKDDGSTYKIELEGISVDIMKEILDYIFSGQIRLNEETIQDVVQAADLLLLTDLKTLCCEFLEGCIAAENCIGIRDFALHYCLHHVHYLASEYLETHFRDVSSTEEFLELTPQKLKEVLSMEKLNVGNERYVFEAVIRWISHDSESRKVHMKDVMSAVWVSGLDAAYLREQMMSEPLVREIVKECNNIPLTPPQQGEAMLASFKPRGYSECIVTVGGEERVSRKPTSVMRCMCPLYDPNRQLWIELAPMSIPRINHGVLSAEGFLFVLGGQDENKGTLSSGEKYDPDTNSWSSLPPMHEARHNFGVVEIDGILYILGGEDGERELISMESYDIYSRTWTKQPDLTMVRKIGCYAAMKKKIYAMGGGSYGKLFESVECYDPRTQQWTAICPLKERRFGAVACGVASELYVFGGVRSRDDSQASEMVTCKSEFYHDEFKRWIYLNDQNLCIPTSSSFVYGAVPIGASIYVIGDLDTGTNYDYVREFKRSTGTWQRTKPLFPSDLRRTGCAALRIANCKLFRLQLQQGLFRIRVPSP